One stretch of Streptomyces sp. 135 DNA includes these proteins:
- a CDS encoding histidine kinase, protein MVPLGTPALREAVRVVGRIRAWQRGWHGRSKIERVEFQSMVMWHAMPWIFFLSWGSLPLGLSLRHEPAALIFGWALIAVAAAQSVHVNRSLRRSVDHYLKRCGMPRRDLAVSGVLLAVALGLSLGLEAVDGAAEGMIGFTTLYLVVPFGQSLAFAVSVRAFLLHIVVIDAVALAGFAAVGVPGGRLAGYAALIGFAGVLTLISARCGAWTLSVMWEADRSREVEARLAVAEERLRFGRDLHDVMGRNLAVIALKSELAVQLARRGRPEAVDQMVEVQRIAQESQREVREVVRGYREIDLGVELLGAQGVLEAAGITCRVTGSAAGLPAPVQSALGWVVREAATNVLRHGDATRCDITLAVTDGRTTLTVENNGVPDAVPSGGGSGLAGLRERLAEVDGTLDFTAGQGRFCLTAAVPLLPGSAVPTPTDRSEALL, encoded by the coding sequence ATGGTTCCGCTGGGAACCCCGGCACTGAGGGAGGCGGTCCGCGTGGTCGGCCGGATACGGGCCTGGCAGCGTGGCTGGCACGGCCGGAGCAAGATCGAGAGGGTCGAGTTCCAGAGCATGGTCATGTGGCACGCCATGCCCTGGATCTTCTTCCTCAGCTGGGGTTCGCTGCCCCTGGGCCTGAGCCTGCGCCACGAGCCCGCCGCACTGATCTTCGGCTGGGCGCTGATCGCGGTGGCCGCCGCGCAGAGCGTCCACGTCAACCGGTCCCTGCGGCGGTCGGTCGACCACTACCTGAAGCGGTGCGGCATGCCACGCCGCGACCTCGCCGTCTCCGGTGTCCTGCTGGCCGTCGCGCTGGGGCTCAGCCTCGGCCTCGAAGCGGTCGACGGTGCCGCCGAGGGCATGATCGGCTTCACGACGCTGTACCTGGTCGTGCCGTTCGGCCAGTCGCTCGCCTTCGCCGTCTCCGTCCGGGCGTTCCTGCTGCACATCGTGGTGATCGACGCCGTCGCCCTGGCCGGGTTCGCCGCCGTCGGCGTGCCCGGCGGGCGGCTCGCCGGATACGCCGCCCTCATCGGCTTCGCCGGCGTCCTGACGCTGATCTCCGCGCGCTGCGGCGCCTGGACGCTCTCCGTGATGTGGGAGGCCGACCGGTCACGCGAGGTGGAGGCGCGCCTCGCGGTCGCCGAGGAGCGGCTGCGGTTCGGGCGGGACCTGCACGACGTCATGGGCCGCAACCTCGCCGTCATCGCCCTCAAGAGCGAGCTGGCGGTGCAGCTCGCGCGCCGCGGGCGGCCCGAGGCCGTGGATCAGATGGTCGAGGTGCAGCGGATCGCGCAGGAGTCGCAGCGGGAGGTGCGGGAGGTGGTGCGGGGCTACCGCGAGATCGACCTCGGCGTGGAACTCCTCGGTGCCCAGGGTGTGTTGGAGGCGGCCGGAATCACCTGCCGGGTCACGGGATCGGCGGCGGGGCTGCCGGCGCCCGTGCAGTCCGCGCTGGGCTGGGTCGTGCGGGAGGCGGCCACCAACGTGCTGCGGCACGGCGACGCCACGCGCTGCGACATCACCCTGGCGGTGACGGACGGTCGTACGACACTGACCGTCGAGAACAACGGCGTGCCCGATGCCGTGCCGTCGGGCGGCGGCTCGGGCCTCGCCGGGCTCCGGGAACGGCTGGCCGAGGTCGACGGCACCCTGGACTTCACGGCCGGGCAGGGGCGCTTCTGCCTCACCGCGGCGGTACCGCTGCTCCCGGGGAGCGCGGTGCCGACACCGACCGACCGGAGCGAGGCCCTGCTGTGA
- a CDS encoding response regulator transcription factor produces MSLRVLLADDEHLIRGALAALLALEDDLVVVAEAATGPEALAMARAHRPDVAVLDLQMPGADGVSVATSLRDELPHCRTMIVTSHGRPGHLKRALAVGVRGFVPKTVSAQRLAEIIRTVHAGNRYVDPELAADAISAGDSPLTVREAEVLELAADGAPVAEIAERAKLSPGTVRNYLSSAVTKIGAENRHTAVRLARERGWV; encoded by the coding sequence GTGAGCTTGCGTGTACTGCTCGCCGATGACGAGCACCTCATCCGGGGCGCGCTCGCCGCGCTGCTCGCCCTGGAGGACGACCTCGTGGTCGTCGCGGAGGCGGCCACCGGGCCCGAGGCGCTCGCCATGGCGCGGGCCCACCGGCCCGATGTCGCCGTGCTCGATCTCCAGATGCCGGGCGCCGACGGTGTGAGTGTGGCCACATCCCTGCGGGACGAACTGCCGCACTGCCGCACCATGATCGTGACGAGTCATGGCAGACCGGGACATCTCAAGCGGGCCCTCGCGGTGGGCGTACGCGGCTTCGTGCCGAAGACGGTGAGCGCGCAGCGGCTCGCCGAGATCATCCGCACCGTGCATGCCGGAAACCGTTACGTGGACCCGGAGTTGGCCGCCGACGCCATCTCCGCGGGGGACTCGCCGCTGACCGTGCGCGAGGCCGAGGTGCTCGAACTCGCCGCCGACGGGGCGCCGGTCGCGGAGATCGCCGAGCGGGCCAAGCTCTCCCCGGGGACCGTCCGCAACTACCTCTCCTCCGCGGTCACCAAGATCGGGGCGGAGAACCGGCATACGGCGGTGCGTCTCGCTCGCGAGCGAGGTTGGGTATAG
- a CDS encoding phosphoribosylaminoimidazolesuccinocarboxamide synthase — MSGFVEKPEPLHVPGLVHLHTGKVRDLYRDESGRLVMVASDRLSAYDWVLPSEIPDKGRVLTRLSLWWFDQLADIIPNHVLSTDLPQGAPADWEGRTLVCKSLEMVPVECVARGYLTGSGLLEYNETRTVCGLALPEGLVDGSELPGPIFTPAAKAAVGEHDENVSYEDVARQVGPETAAQLRQATLAVYSRARNIARERGLILADTKFEFGFDDGALFIGDEVLTPDSSRFWPADQWQPGRAQPSFDKQFVRDWLTSPASGWDRKGEQPPPALPQQVVDATRAKYIEAYERLTGTSW; from the coding sequence GTGTCCGGATTCGTAGAAAAGCCCGAGCCGCTGCACGTGCCGGGCCTGGTCCACCTCCATACCGGCAAGGTGCGCGACCTGTACCGCGACGAGTCGGGCCGGCTCGTCATGGTCGCCAGCGACCGGCTCTCCGCCTATGACTGGGTGCTGCCCTCGGAGATCCCCGACAAGGGCCGCGTCCTCACCCGGCTCTCCCTGTGGTGGTTCGACCAGCTCGCGGACATCATCCCGAACCACGTCCTCTCCACCGACCTGCCGCAGGGCGCCCCCGCCGACTGGGAGGGCCGCACGCTCGTCTGCAAGTCCCTGGAGATGGTCCCGGTCGAGTGCGTGGCCCGTGGCTACCTCACCGGCTCGGGCCTCCTGGAGTACAACGAAACCCGCACCGTCTGCGGCCTCGCGCTGCCCGAAGGCCTGGTCGACGGCTCGGAGCTGCCCGGGCCGATCTTCACGCCCGCCGCGAAGGCCGCCGTCGGCGAGCACGACGAGAACGTGAGCTACGAGGACGTCGCCCGCCAGGTCGGCCCCGAGACCGCCGCCCAGCTGCGTCAGGCGACGCTCGCCGTCTACAGCAGGGCGCGGAACATCGCGCGTGAGCGCGGCCTGATCCTCGCCGACACGAAGTTCGAGTTCGGCTTCGACGACGGCGCGCTGTTCATCGGCGACGAGGTCCTGACGCCGGACTCCTCGCGGTTCTGGCCCGCCGACCAGTGGCAGCCGGGCCGCGCCCAGCCGTCGTTCGACAAGCAGTTCGTCCGGGACTGGCTGACGTCGCCGGCCTCCGGCTGGGACCGCAAGGGCGAGCAGCCGCCGCCCGCGCTGCCGCAGCAGGTGGTGGACGCCACCCGCGCCAAGTACATCGAGGCGTACGAGCGGCTGACCGGGACGTCCTGGTAG
- a CDS encoding N,N-dimethylformamidase beta subunit family domain-containing protein has product MGQEPIRRWESGALAHAVSDPFGQGPLPWLRGSEHYFDDTGQVVPWYVDHAPAPGANIPAPRTGGPLTADDVSCQIKGFTSIGAAAPGEAIDFHVTVDPPQQFSVDIYRIGHYGGDGASKITTSPRLSGIVQPRPLTADRTVSCHHWWLSWRLQIPSYWNIGAYVAVLTTADGYRSHVPFTVRDSHPADLLLLLPDVTWQAYNLYPEDGRTGASLYHAWDEEGRLLGESEAAVTVSFDRPYAGAGLPLHVGHAYDFIRWAERYGYDLAYADARDLHAGRIDPTRYRGLVFPGHDEYWSPAMRRTTELARDGGTSLVFLSANTMYWQVELGPSPSGVPDRLLTCRKRRGPGKSALWRERDGDNTAEQQLLGIQYAGRVPEPHPLVVRNADHWLWEATGAHEGDEIEGLVAGEADRYFPRTALPEHQDRILLAHSPYADAEGVTRHQETSLYRAPSGALVFASGTFAWSPALDRPGHVDTRVQRATANLLDRICKRD; this is encoded by the coding sequence ATGGGGCAGGAGCCGATCCGCCGCTGGGAATCGGGCGCGCTGGCGCACGCCGTGTCGGACCCCTTCGGTCAGGGCCCGCTGCCCTGGCTGCGAGGATCCGAGCACTACTTCGACGACACGGGTCAGGTCGTGCCCTGGTACGTCGACCACGCCCCGGCCCCCGGGGCGAACATCCCGGCGCCCCGCACCGGCGGCCCCCTGACCGCCGATGACGTGAGCTGCCAGATCAAGGGCTTCACCTCCATCGGCGCCGCCGCCCCGGGCGAGGCGATCGACTTCCACGTCACGGTGGACCCGCCCCAGCAGTTCAGCGTCGACATCTACCGCATCGGGCACTACGGCGGCGACGGCGCCAGCAAGATCACGACCAGCCCGCGCCTGTCCGGCATCGTCCAGCCGAGGCCGCTCACCGCGGACCGCACGGTCTCCTGCCACCACTGGTGGCTCTCCTGGCGCCTCCAGATCCCGAGCTACTGGAACATCGGGGCGTACGTGGCGGTGCTCACCACCGCCGACGGCTACCGCTCGCACGTGCCCTTCACGGTCCGCGACAGCCACCCCGCCGACCTTCTGCTCCTCCTGCCGGACGTGACCTGGCAGGCGTACAACCTCTATCCGGAGGACGGCCGCACCGGCGCCAGCCTCTATCACGCGTGGGACGAGGAGGGCCGCCTGCTCGGCGAGAGCGAGGCGGCCGTCACGGTCTCCTTCGACCGGCCGTACGCGGGCGCGGGCCTGCCCCTGCACGTGGGCCACGCCTACGACTTCATCCGCTGGGCCGAGCGGTACGGCTACGACCTCGCGTACGCCGACGCCCGCGACCTGCACGCGGGCCGCATCGACCCGACCCGGTACCGGGGCCTGGTCTTCCCCGGCCACGACGAGTACTGGTCACCGGCGATGCGCCGCACCACGGAGCTGGCCCGTGACGGCGGCACCTCCCTGGTCTTCCTCTCGGCCAACACCATGTACTGGCAGGTGGAGTTGGGCCCCTCCCCGTCCGGCGTCCCGGACCGCCTGCTGACCTGCCGCAAGCGCCGAGGCCCCGGCAAGTCGGCCCTCTGGCGCGAGCGGGACGGCGACAACACGGCCGAACAGCAACTGCTCGGCATCCAGTACGCGGGCCGCGTCCCCGAACCGCACCCCCTGGTCGTCCGCAACGCCGACCACTGGCTGTGGGAGGCGACCGGCGCGCACGAGGGCGATGAGATCGAGGGCCTGGTCGCGGGCGAGGCCGACCGCTACTTCCCGCGGACGGCGCTCCCCGAGCACCAGGACCGCATCCTGCTCGCCCACTCGCCGTACGCGGACGCGGAGGGCGTCACGCGCCACCAGGAGACCTCGCTCTACCGCGCGCCCTCCGGCGCCCTCGTCTTCGCGTCCGGCACCTTCGCCTGGTCCCCGGCGCTCGACCGCCCGGGCCATGTGGACACCCGCGTGCAGCGCGCCACGGCCAATCTCCTGGACCGCATCTGCAAGCGGGACTGA